A portion of the Novosphingobium sp. KA1 genome contains these proteins:
- the pdxA gene encoding 4-hydroxythreonine-4-phosphate dehydrogenase PdxA, with amino-acid sequence MSGSKVIAAAPLAVSLGDPAGIAPELIAEAWRWRGDAGLAPFLVVGGGAVLAAAARTRGFDLPVIRIADPSEAAEAFASGLPVLGDEDAAPAFGTPTPDGARLALHSLTQATALAVSGAAGAIVTGPIAKSRLAEIGFAQPGQTEFCADACGVAHDDAVMMLAGPNLRTVPLTVHVALTQVPGLITRDLIERKARIVARALARDFGLAAARIAVTGLNPHAGEDGRMGREEIDTIIPAIAALAAEGLAVTGPHPADALFAAHERDKFDVALCMYHDQALIPIKTLDFDAGVNVTLGLPIVRTSPDHGTAFGIAGKNLASPGAMISALRMAGECAARRATTGQTA; translated from the coding sequence GTGAGCGGCTCCAAGGTCATCGCTGCGGCGCCGCTCGCCGTTTCGCTGGGCGATCCCGCCGGGATCGCCCCCGAACTGATTGCCGAAGCCTGGCGCTGGCGCGGCGATGCCGGCCTGGCCCCGTTCCTGGTCGTTGGCGGCGGCGCCGTGCTTGCCGCCGCGGCCCGCACGCGCGGCTTCGATCTTCCCGTGATCCGCATCGCCGATCCGTCCGAAGCGGCCGAAGCCTTTGCCAGCGGCTTGCCGGTTCTTGGCGATGAGGATGCCGCCCCCGCCTTCGGAACGCCGACCCCGGACGGCGCCCGGCTCGCGCTGCATTCGCTGACGCAGGCCACCGCACTGGCGGTATCCGGCGCCGCCGGCGCCATCGTCACCGGCCCGATCGCCAAGTCCAGACTCGCCGAAATCGGCTTTGCCCAGCCCGGCCAGACCGAGTTCTGCGCCGATGCCTGCGGCGTCGCCCATGACGATGCCGTGATGATGCTGGCCGGACCGAACCTGCGCACCGTGCCGCTGACCGTCCATGTCGCACTGACCCAGGTGCCGGGGCTGATCACCCGCGACCTGATCGAACGCAAGGCGCGCATCGTGGCCCGCGCGCTGGCCCGCGATTTCGGCCTTGCGGCTGCCCGCATCGCGGTGACCGGGCTCAACCCCCATGCCGGGGAAGATGGCCGCATGGGCCGCGAGGAGATCGACACGATCATCCCCGCCATCGCCGCTCTCGCCGCAGAAGGGCTTGCGGTCACCGGCCCCCACCCCGCCGACGCGCTGTTCGCCGCACATGAACGCGACAAATTCGACGTGGCGCTGTGCATGTATCACGATCAGGCGCTGATCCCGATCAAGACGCTCGACTTCGACGCCGGCGTCAACGTCACGCTCGGCCTGCCGATCGTGCGCACTTCACCCGATCATGGCACTGCCTTCGGCATCGCCGGGAAGAACCTGGCCAGCCCCGGCGCCATGATCTCCGCGCTGCGCATGGCCGGCGAATGCGCCGCCCGCCGCGCCACCACAGGACAGACCGCATGA
- the mscL gene encoding large conductance mechanosensitive channel protein MscL: MLQEFKTFIARGNVLDLAVGVIIGAAFGKIVASLTDDVIMPFIGLITGGIDFSNKFVVLGTIPAGYTGPMTYAALKAAGVAMFGYGAFITAVINFLILAFVIFLIVRQANRLLPKKEAPAAPAGPTEVELLAEIRDALKK, from the coding sequence ATGCTTCAGGAATTCAAGACTTTCATCGCGCGTGGCAACGTGCTCGACCTCGCCGTCGGTGTGATCATCGGCGCGGCTTTCGGCAAGATCGTCGCCTCGCTGACCGACGACGTGATCATGCCGTTCATCGGCCTCATCACCGGCGGCATCGACTTCAGCAACAAGTTCGTGGTGCTGGGCACGATTCCGGCGGGCTACACCGGGCCGATGACTTACGCGGCGCTCAAGGCCGCGGGCGTTGCCATGTTCGGTTACGGCGCCTTCATCACCGCCGTCATCAACTTCCTGATCCTGGCCTTCGTGATCTTCCTCATCGTGCGCCAGGCCAATCGCCTGCTGCCCAAGAAGGAAGCCCCGGCAGCGCCGGCCGGTCCCACCGAAGTGGAACTGCTGGCGGAAATCCGCGACGCCCTGAAGAAGTGA
- a CDS encoding LemA family protein — MTLSPAARPGRNAARNALIFGAALSLAGCGFNSVPTKQEAAKAKWADVQAAFQERANLVPNLAAVAKGAATQEKDILTGVVEARAKATSIQLTANDLNDPAKMQQFQAAQGQLGQSLSRLLVSVEQYPELKSIVNYQMLQTQLEGQENRIRISVRDYNSAVQDYNTEVRTFPTMIGAKLRGADPLVPYQATTPGAEVAPSLEGKM; from the coding sequence ATGACCCTTTCCCCCGCTGCGCGCCCCGGCCGCAACGCCGCCCGCAACGCCCTCATCTTCGGCGCGGCGCTCTCGCTGGCCGGCTGCGGCTTCAACTCGGTGCCCACCAAGCAGGAAGCCGCCAAGGCCAAGTGGGCCGACGTGCAGGCCGCCTTCCAGGAACGCGCCAACCTCGTGCCCAACCTTGCCGCCGTGGCCAAGGGCGCGGCAACGCAGGAGAAGGACATCCTCACCGGCGTGGTGGAGGCGCGCGCCAAGGCCACCTCGATCCAGCTGACCGCGAACGATCTCAATGATCCGGCCAAGATGCAGCAGTTCCAGGCCGCGCAGGGCCAGCTCGGCCAGAGCCTCTCGCGCCTGCTGGTCAGCGTCGAGCAGTATCCCGAGCTCAAGTCGATCGTGAACTACCAGATGCTCCAGACCCAGCTCGAGGGTCAGGAAAACCGCATCCGCATCTCGGTGCGCGACTACAATTCCGCCGTGCAGGACTACAACACCGAAGTCCGCACGTTCCCGACGATGATCGGCGCCAAGCTGCGCGGCGCGGACCCGCTGGTGCCCTACCAGGCGACGACGCCGGGCGCGGAAGTGGCGCCCAGCCTCGAAGGCAAGATGTAA
- a CDS encoding malate synthase G, which yields MTDMLERSGLRIDAALARFVEEQVLPPVGLDAAAFWSGFARLVAEFAPRNRALLARRDDLQAQIDAWHLAHAGRPIEQDAYQAFLREIGYLVPEPVPFVVGTRGVDAEIATMAGPQLVVPVLNARFLLNAANARWGSLYDAFYGTDALDAAPAQGKGYDAVRGAAVIAAGRAFLDKALPLAEGSWADVASIDAAAIDPACYVGETDRGRLYRSNGLGIEIVVDPASPVGSADRAGIADIVLEAALTTIVDLEDSVAAVDAGDKLIAYANWLGLIRGDLTETFEKGGRVLTRELAGDKPVTVSGGKTVQLPGRSLLFVRNVGHLMTNPAILLPDGGEIPEGVMDAVLTSAIGKQDVMGLTRYGNSREGSIYIVKPKMHGPQECAFTNDLFDAVEDLLGLERHTIKVGVMDEERRTSANLAACIHAVKDRIVFINTGFLDRTGDEIHTSMRAGPMMRKNAIKGSAWIAAYEKRNVAIGLAHGLSGVAQIGKGMWAAPDMMRDMLAQKIGHPRTGANTAWVPSPTAATLHAMHYHEVDVFGLRGEIAVEDVPGLDLLLQVPLADGANWSAEEVREELDNNAQGLLGYVVRWIDQGVGCSKVPDINDVGLMEDRATLRISSQHMANWLLHGVCSEAQVMDSLQRMAARVDAQNAADPLYEPMAGNWDRSFAFRAACDLVFKGAGQPNGYTEPLLHAWRLRKKAAAPVLADA from the coding sequence ATGACTGACATGCTGGAACGTTCGGGCCTCCGGATCGATGCCGCCCTGGCGCGCTTCGTCGAAGAGCAGGTTCTGCCCCCCGTCGGGCTGGACGCCGCTGCCTTCTGGAGCGGCTTCGCGCGCCTCGTGGCCGAGTTTGCCCCCCGGAACCGCGCCCTGCTGGCCCGGCGCGACGACCTTCAGGCGCAGATCGATGCATGGCATCTCGCCCATGCGGGGAGGCCGATCGAGCAGGATGCCTACCAGGCTTTCCTGCGCGAGATCGGCTATCTTGTTCCCGAACCTGTGCCCTTCGTCGTCGGCACCAGGGGCGTCGATGCCGAGATCGCGACGATGGCGGGCCCGCAACTCGTTGTCCCGGTGCTCAATGCGCGGTTCCTGCTCAATGCCGCCAATGCGCGCTGGGGCAGCCTCTACGATGCCTTCTACGGCACCGATGCGCTCGACGCGGCGCCGGCCCAGGGCAAGGGATATGACGCGGTTCGCGGCGCGGCGGTGATCGCGGCGGGCCGTGCGTTCCTCGACAAGGCGCTGCCGCTGGCGGAAGGCTCGTGGGCGGATGTCGCCTCGATCGATGCGGCCGCGATCGACCCGGCCTGCTACGTCGGTGAGACCGACCGCGGCAGGCTCTATCGTTCGAACGGCCTCGGCATCGAGATCGTTGTCGATCCCGCGAGCCCGGTCGGCAGCGCCGACCGGGCGGGCATTGCCGACATCGTGCTGGAAGCGGCATTGACGACGATCGTCGACCTCGAGGATTCGGTCGCGGCGGTCGATGCCGGGGACAAGCTCATCGCCTATGCCAACTGGCTGGGGCTGATCCGCGGCGATCTGACCGAGACCTTCGAGAAGGGCGGCCGCGTGCTGACCCGTGAACTGGCGGGCGACAAGCCCGTCACCGTTAGCGGCGGCAAGACGGTGCAACTGCCGGGCCGCTCGCTGCTGTTTGTCCGCAATGTCGGCCATTTGATGACCAATCCGGCGATCCTCCTGCCCGACGGCGGCGAGATTCCCGAAGGCGTCATGGATGCCGTCCTCACCAGCGCCATCGGCAAGCAGGATGTCATGGGGCTCACCCGCTACGGCAACAGCCGCGAGGGTTCGATCTACATCGTCAAGCCGAAGATGCACGGGCCGCAGGAGTGCGCCTTCACCAATGACCTGTTCGATGCGGTCGAGGATCTGCTGGGGCTGGAGCGCCACACCATCAAGGTCGGCGTCATGGACGAGGAACGGCGCACTTCGGCCAATCTTGCCGCCTGCATTCACGCGGTGAAGGATCGCATCGTCTTCATCAACACCGGTTTCCTCGACCGTACCGGCGACGAGATCCACACCTCGATGCGGGCCGGGCCGATGATGCGCAAGAACGCCATCAAGGGCTCGGCCTGGATCGCCGCCTACGAGAAGCGCAACGTCGCCATCGGCCTTGCGCACGGGCTGTCCGGCGTCGCGCAGATCGGCAAGGGCATGTGGGCCGCGCCCGACATGATGCGCGACATGCTTGCCCAGAAGATCGGCCACCCCAGGACCGGCGCCAATACCGCCTGGGTGCCGTCGCCCACGGCGGCGACGCTGCATGCGATGCACTATCACGAAGTCGACGTGTTCGGCCTGCGCGGCGAGATCGCGGTCGAGGACGTGCCCGGCCTCGACCTCCTGTTGCAGGTTCCGCTGGCCGATGGCGCCAACTGGTCGGCCGAGGAGGTCCGCGAGGAACTCGACAACAATGCACAAGGCCTGCTGGGTTACGTCGTGCGCTGGATCGACCAGGGGGTTGGCTGCTCCAAGGTTCCCGACATCAACGATGTCGGACTGATGGAGGACCGGGCGACGCTGCGCATTTCCAGTCAGCACATGGCCAACTGGCTGCTGCACGGCGTCTGCAGCGAGGCGCAGGTCATGGACTCGCTGCAGCGCATGGCGGCGCGGGTCGATGCGCAGAACGCGGCCGATCCGCTCTACGAGCCGATGGCGGGCAACTGGGACAGGTCCTTCGCATTCCGCGCGGCCTGCGACCTCGTGTTCAAGGGCGCCGGGCAGCCCAATGGCTACACCGAACCGCTGCTGCATGCCTGGCGCCTGCGCAAGAAGGCGGCGGCTCCGGTTCTGGCAGACGCCTGA
- a CDS encoding PilZ domain-containing protein: MKEQRIFAEDRVRATVQARLHSAGVDSEVTIVDASERGLQLAMPVALRPGEIVEIEIGGQDLAGWVRCRTDQHCDIVLEEAIDVMALLESSRAPITITRLAEPGAGQRHPLAVALASDGPLPARMMQAAFIVALLLLGIVAIVQLVNLAGEPLQTARIALEGGSDLSH, from the coding sequence ATGAAAGAGCAGCGCATCTTCGCTGAGGATCGCGTTCGGGCGACAGTGCAGGCAAGGCTGCACTCGGCCGGGGTCGACAGCGAGGTCACGATTGTCGATGCCAGCGAGCGGGGGTTGCAACTGGCGATGCCGGTGGCGCTTAGGCCCGGGGAAATCGTGGAAATCGAGATCGGTGGGCAGGATCTGGCCGGATGGGTCCGCTGTCGCACCGATCAGCACTGCGACATCGTGCTGGAAGAGGCGATCGACGTGATGGCGCTTCTGGAAAGCAGCCGGGCGCCGATCACCATCACCCGGCTTGCCGAGCCGGGGGCAGGCCAGCGTCACCCGCTGGCCGTGGCCCTGGCTTCGGATGGACCGCTGCCGGCCCGCATGATGCAGGCCGCGTTCATTGTTGCACTGCTGCTGCTGGGGATTGTCGCCATCGTGCAGCTGGTGAACCTGGCGGGAGAGCCCCTGCAGACGGCGCGCATCGCGCTGGAGGGCGGCAGCGACCTTTCGCACTGA
- a CDS encoding YgcG family protein → MKLLRAVVAAVLLAFGTLLAQQAAAEPTFPKLTGQVVDDADLLNPQQEAQLTQKLAALEKNSGRQLVVVTLPSLQGYDISDYGYQLGRAWGIGEKDKNTGALLIVAPNERKVRIEAGYGLEPIITDGLSFLIINNQILPRFKADDYPGGIEAGADALIQQLTLPPDQARKVAADADKARKPQKGGFPIGTVIFILIIVFFVVMPMVNEARGGGRRRSGLGGPIIWMPGPFGHDDDDDRWGGGGFGGGGGGGFGGGGGFSGGGGSFGGGGASGSW, encoded by the coding sequence GTGAAACTTCTTCGCGCCGTTGTTGCGGCCGTCCTTCTGGCGTTCGGCACGCTGCTTGCCCAGCAGGCAGCGGCCGAGCCCACCTTCCCCAAGCTGACCGGGCAGGTCGTCGACGATGCCGACCTGCTCAATCCGCAACAGGAAGCGCAGCTGACCCAGAAGCTGGCGGCGCTGGAGAAGAACTCCGGCCGCCAGCTGGTGGTCGTCACCCTGCCCAGCCTGCAGGGCTACGATATCTCCGACTACGGCTACCAGCTCGGCCGCGCCTGGGGGATCGGCGAGAAGGACAAGAACACCGGCGCCCTGCTGATCGTCGCGCCCAACGAACGCAAGGTGCGGATCGAGGCCGGCTACGGCCTGGAACCGATCATCACCGACGGCCTCTCGTTCCTCATCATCAACAACCAGATCCTGCCCCGCTTCAAGGCGGACGACTATCCCGGCGGCATCGAGGCCGGCGCCGACGCGCTGATCCAGCAGCTCACCCTGCCCCCCGATCAGGCGCGCAAGGTGGCGGCGGACGCGGACAAGGCGCGCAAGCCGCAGAAGGGCGGCTTCCCGATCGGCACCGTGATCTTCATCCTCATCATCGTGTTTTTCGTGGTCATGCCGATGGTCAACGAGGCGCGCGGCGGCGGACGGCGGCGCAGCGGGCTTGGCGGGCCGATCATCTGGATGCCCGGCCCCTTCGGCCACGATGACGACGACGACCGCTGGGGTGGCGGCGGCTTCGGCGGAGGCGGAGGCGGCGGCTTCGGCGGCGGTGGCGGTTTCTCGGGCGGCGGCGGCAGCTTCGGCGGCGGCGGCGCGAGCGGCAGCTGGTAG
- a CDS encoding TPM domain-containing protein: protein MPAPIYLSPEDHARISAAVAEAEMHSSGEIVTVLADCSDGYTDVALAWSVVVAFLALGALVIAPGFYMGLYEQVLADWGHEWTPRMIVGLAAGVAAIKFGAMLALQLWPPLKFWLVPGPVKTMRVHAHALRAFRIGAEQRTTGRTGILIYLSMREHRAEIVADRAIAAKVDPEVWGEVMSALLAPVREGRVADGMVVAVGKVGAILARHFPRDDNDINELPDRLIEV, encoded by the coding sequence ATGCCTGCCCCCATCTACCTTTCGCCCGAAGACCACGCCCGCATCAGCGCCGCGGTTGCCGAGGCCGAAATGCACAGCTCCGGCGAGATCGTCACCGTGCTGGCCGACTGTTCGGACGGCTATACCGACGTGGCGCTGGCCTGGAGCGTGGTGGTCGCCTTCCTTGCCCTTGGCGCGCTGGTGATCGCCCCGGGGTTCTACATGGGCCTCTACGAGCAGGTACTGGCCGACTGGGGTCATGAGTGGACCCCGCGCATGATCGTCGGCCTTGCCGCCGGGGTTGCCGCGATCAAGTTCGGGGCGATGCTGGCCCTGCAACTCTGGCCGCCGCTCAAGTTCTGGCTGGTGCCGGGGCCGGTCAAGACCATGCGGGTCCACGCCCATGCCCTGCGCGCCTTCCGTATCGGTGCCGAGCAGCGCACCACCGGGCGCACCGGCATCCTCATCTACCTCTCGATGCGCGAACACCGCGCCGAGATCGTGGCCGACCGCGCCATCGCCGCCAAGGTCGATCCCGAAGTCTGGGGCGAGGTCATGAGCGCCCTGCTCGCCCCCGTGCGCGAGGGCCGCGTGGCCGACGGCATGGTCGTGGCGGTGGGCAAGGTCGGCGCGATCCTCGCCCGCCACTTCCCCCGCGACGACAACGACATCAACGAACTTCCCGACAGGCTGATCGAAGTATGA
- a CDS encoding LPS-assembly protein LptD, with translation MLPAAMTQLHVRKLRLRSLPLPLLVAGMTTFALPGAALAQDLSHPTENTPIQGAPPAPGPETADNVPVAFEADTVQYDQNGETVTASGNVVMRKDKQSVRADTVTWNRNTGQIVGTGNVRVVDQNGNQLFTDRAELTDELKTGMMENLLLVLREGARLAANKGERLANGDVVLQHAAYSGCAVTDDEGCPRKPTWRVLAKSVIYSEDRSEVRFSDARLEMFGAIQLPLFGLTVSTNGGAVSGFLVPDLKSSPSNGIEVAQSYYWKIAENRDLTGTFHVFTKSAPMASFEYRALTDLGAYQITGYATSSNRISLSDSNPDPNRERAFRGYIFANGKFQLDPAWSVTASIRRATDRTFLRRYDISRDDRLRSSVEVERIDQDSYLSIAGYATQTMRSGQDQGQMPIAIPVIDYRRRFNESLLGGKFELEANTMGITRKDGQDTQRAFASAQWSLRKLTSMGQEVVFTGLMRGDVYHSDDNDATDTIIYRGQPGWQTRAIALAAVDVKWPLVGQVFGGTQVFTPRVQLVAAPKIQNLSIPNEDSRALELEDTNLFSLNRFPGYDRFEDGVRFTYGFDWMFERPRWRIKSTIGQSVRLSNMATVFPDGTGLTNKTSDIVGRTEVRYRSFVSFIHRYRLDKDSLTIRRNEFDMALGNNQTYLELGYVKLNRNIDIETVDGDSTTLEDLRDREELRAAGRVAFAKYWSMFGSAVVNLTNRSEDPVYGSDGFQPLRTRFGVAYEDDCLEIGVTWRRNYVTNGDAQKGDSFMLHFALKNIGVH, from the coding sequence ATGCTCCCGGCCGCCATGACCCAGCTGCATGTCCGCAAATTGCGCTTGCGATCGCTTCCCCTGCCCTTGCTTGTCGCAGGGATGACCACGTTTGCGCTGCCTGGCGCCGCGCTGGCACAGGACCTTTCACACCCCACCGAAAACACGCCGATTCAGGGCGCACCGCCCGCGCCGGGACCGGAAACCGCCGACAACGTGCCTGTCGCCTTCGAGGCGGACACCGTCCAGTACGACCAGAACGGCGAGACCGTCACCGCCAGCGGCAATGTCGTCATGCGCAAGGACAAGCAGTCCGTGCGCGCCGACACGGTCACCTGGAACCGCAATACCGGCCAGATCGTCGGCACCGGCAACGTGCGTGTGGTCGACCAGAACGGCAACCAGCTGTTCACCGACCGGGCCGAGCTGACCGACGAGCTCAAGACCGGGATGATGGAAAACCTGCTGCTGGTGCTGCGCGAAGGCGCCCGCCTGGCGGCCAACAAGGGCGAGCGCCTGGCCAACGGCGATGTCGTGCTGCAGCACGCGGCCTATTCCGGCTGCGCGGTGACAGACGACGAAGGCTGCCCCCGCAAGCCTACCTGGCGCGTGCTCGCCAAGTCGGTGATCTACAGCGAGGATCGCAGCGAAGTCCGCTTTTCCGACGCCCGCCTCGAGATGTTCGGCGCCATCCAGCTGCCGCTGTTCGGGCTGACGGTGAGCACCAACGGCGGCGCCGTGTCCGGCTTCCTGGTGCCCGACCTCAAGTCGAGCCCGTCGAACGGCATCGAGGTTGCCCAGTCCTATTACTGGAAGATCGCCGAGAACCGCGACCTGACCGGCACCTTCCACGTCTTCACCAAGTCCGCGCCGATGGCCTCGTTCGAGTACCGCGCGCTGACCGACCTTGGCGCCTACCAGATCACCGGCTACGCGACCTCGAGCAACCGCATCTCGCTCAGCGACAGCAACCCCGATCCCAACCGCGAACGCGCCTTCCGCGGCTACATCTTCGCCAACGGCAAGTTCCAGCTCGACCCGGCCTGGAGCGTGACCGCCTCGATCCGGCGCGCCACCGACCGCACGTTCCTGCGCCGCTACGACATCAGCCGCGACGACCGCCTGCGCTCGTCGGTGGAAGTCGAGCGGATCGATCAGGACAGCTACCTCTCGATCGCCGGCTATGCCACGCAGACGATGCGGTCCGGGCAGGATCAGGGGCAGATGCCGATCGCCATCCCGGTGATCGACTATCGCCGCCGCTTCAACGAATCGCTGCTCGGCGGCAAGTTCGAGCTTGAAGCCAACACCATGGGCATCACCCGCAAGGACGGGCAGGACACCCAGCGCGCCTTCGCCAGCGCCCAGTGGTCGCTGCGCAAGCTGACCAGCATGGGCCAGGAAGTGGTGTTCACCGGCCTCATGCGCGGCGACGTCTACCATTCGGACGACAACGACGCGACCGACACCATCATCTATCGCGGGCAGCCGGGCTGGCAGACCCGCGCCATCGCGCTGGCCGCCGTCGACGTGAAATGGCCGCTGGTCGGGCAGGTCTTCGGCGGCACCCAGGTCTTCACCCCGCGTGTCCAGCTGGTCGCCGCCCCGAAGATCCAGAACCTCTCGATCCCCAACGAGGATTCCCGCGCGCTCGAACTGGAAGACACCAACCTCTTCTCGCTCAACCGCTTCCCCGGTTACGACCGGTTCGAGGACGGCGTGCGCTTCACTTACGGGTTCGACTGGATGTTCGAGCGTCCGCGCTGGCGCATCAAGAGCACGATCGGCCAGTCGGTGCGCCTCAGCAACATGGCCACCGTCTTCCCCGACGGCACCGGCCTGACCAACAAGACCTCCGACATCGTCGGGCGGACCGAAGTGCGCTACCGCAGCTTCGTGAGCTTCATCCACCGCTACCGGCTCGACAAGGACAGCCTGACGATCCGCCGCAACGAGTTCGACATGGCGCTGGGCAACAACCAGACCTACCTTGAACTCGGCTACGTGAAGCTCAACCGCAACATCGACATCGAGACCGTCGACGGCGATTCGACAACGCTGGAAGACCTTCGCGACCGCGAGGAACTGCGCGCCGCCGGCCGTGTCGCCTTCGCGAAGTACTGGTCGATGTTCGGCTCCGCGGTCGTCAACCTGACCAACCGGAGCGAGGATCCGGTCTACGGTTCGGACGGCTTCCAGCCCTTGCGCACCCGCTTCGGCGTCGCCTACGAGGACGACTGCCTCGAGATCGGCGTGACCTGGCGGCGCAACTACGTGACCAACGGCGATGCCCAGAAGGGCGATTCCTTCATGTTGCACTTCGCGCTCAAGAACATCGGCGTCCATTGA
- the rsmA gene encoding 16S rRNA (adenine(1518)-N(6)/adenine(1519)-N(6))-dimethyltransferase RsmA, which translates to MTTLPPLREVIARHGLSASKALGQNFLFDEQLLDRIAAIPGSLEGARVLEVGPGPGGLTRALLRAGAEVTAIEMDRRCLPALAELEAAFPGKLKVIEGDAMKIDPATLFDGPYHIASNLPYNVGTALFTGWLSGEAWPPQWSSLTLMFQEEVARRIVAEPNTSAYGRLAVLAQWRSKAKLALKVHRSAFTPPPKVMSAIVHVVPGEAPAGVSMRVLERLTEAAFGQRRKMLRQSVKGMSGAIEALERLGIDAQRRAETLTVDEFVQVARELTAPKD; encoded by the coding sequence ATGACCACCCTGCCCCCCTTGCGCGAAGTGATCGCGCGGCACGGGCTTTCCGCCAGCAAGGCGCTCGGCCAGAACTTCCTGTTCGACGAACAGCTGCTCGACCGCATCGCCGCGATCCCCGGCAGCCTCGAAGGCGCCAGGGTGCTGGAAGTCGGCCCCGGTCCCGGCGGCCTCACCCGCGCGCTGCTGCGGGCCGGCGCCGAAGTCACCGCCATCGAGATGGATCGCCGCTGCCTGCCCGCGCTGGCCGAACTCGAGGCCGCGTTCCCGGGCAAGCTCAAGGTCATCGAGGGCGACGCGATGAAGATCGACCCGGCGACGCTGTTCGACGGGCCCTACCACATTGCCTCCAACCTGCCCTACAACGTCGGCACCGCGCTGTTCACCGGCTGGCTATCGGGCGAGGCATGGCCGCCGCAGTGGTCGTCGCTGACGCTGATGTTCCAGGAGGAAGTCGCCCGCCGCATCGTCGCCGAGCCGAACACGTCGGCTTATGGCCGCCTCGCGGTGCTGGCGCAGTGGCGCTCGAAAGCGAAGCTGGCGCTGAAAGTCCACCGCAGCGCCTTCACCCCGCCGCCCAAGGTCATGTCCGCCATTGTCCACGTCGTGCCCGGCGAAGCACCGGCAGGGGTTTCCATGCGGGTGCTGGAACGCCTGACCGAGGCCGCGTTCGGCCAGCGCCGCAAGATGCTGCGCCAGAGCGTCAAGGGCATGTCCGGCGCGATCGAGGCGCTAGAACGCCTCGGCATCGATGCGCAGCGCCGCGCCGAAACGCTGACGGTGGACGAATTCGTGCAAGTGGCGCGCGAACTGACTGCACCGAAAGACTGA
- a CDS encoding peptidylprolyl isomerase: MLAIQRKRFIKRAFRNCAIASGAVASALSPLAASTAAYAQSAQTQQGDIVIPDDVKIFGNDNPNLRRATAVVNGDIITGTDVDQRLALILAANQGKIDEEEKKRLRLQVLRNLIDETLQIQEAKAADVAVDDAEVDSTFARVASQNFGQNTQAMDAYLKRVGSSSDSLKRQIRGELSWQRLLQRNVQPFINVSDDEVNEMLERLKAAKGTEEYRLGEIYLAATPDAQQQVYQNAQQIVQQLKQGGSFVAYARQYSQASTAAVGGDLGWIRLAQLPAELATAARDMAPGQLVGPIEVPGGFDIIYLIDKRQVLTADPRDSVLALKQISLNFPKGISEADANKRAEAFAKTIGTAKGCGDVDKVATGIGAQVVANDQVKARDLPGPIQSAILNLSPGETLPPFGSLTDGVRILMLCGRDDPQADSGPSFEQLQNQMEDDRVNKRAQMYLRDLRRDAIIEYN, from the coding sequence GTGCTAGCAATCCAACGCAAAAGGTTCATCAAGCGCGCGTTCCGCAACTGCGCGATCGCCAGCGGCGCCGTCGCCTCGGCTCTCTCTCCGCTCGCCGCCTCGACGGCGGCATACGCCCAGTCCGCACAGACGCAGCAGGGCGACATCGTGATCCCCGACGACGTCAAGATCTTCGGCAACGACAACCCCAACCTGCGCCGCGCCACGGCGGTCGTGAACGGTGACATCATCACCGGCACCGACGTCGACCAGCGCCTTGCCCTCATCCTTGCCGCCAACCAGGGCAAGATCGACGAGGAAGAGAAGAAGCGCCTGCGCCTCCAGGTGCTGCGCAACCTGATCGACGAAACCCTGCAGATCCAGGAAGCCAAGGCAGCCGACGTGGCCGTCGACGACGCCGAGGTCGACAGCACGTTCGCCCGCGTCGCCTCGCAGAACTTCGGCCAGAACACGCAGGCCATGGACGCCTACCTCAAGCGCGTCGGATCCTCGTCCGATTCGCTCAAGCGCCAGATCCGCGGCGAACTGTCCTGGCAGCGCCTGCTCCAGCGCAACGTCCAGCCGTTCATCAACGTCTCCGACGATGAAGTGAACGAGATGCTGGAGCGCCTGAAGGCGGCCAAGGGCACCGAAGAGTATCGCCTCGGCGAGATCTACCTTGCCGCCACGCCCGACGCCCAGCAGCAGGTCTACCAGAACGCGCAGCAGATCGTGCAGCAGCTCAAGCAGGGCGGCAGCTTTGTCGCCTATGCCCGCCAGTACTCGCAGGCCTCGACCGCCGCGGTCGGCGGCGACCTGGGCTGGATCCGCCTGGCCCAGCTGCCCGCCGAACTCGCCACCGCCGCGCGCGACATGGCCCCCGGCCAGCTGGTCGGCCCGATCGAGGTGCCCGGCGGTTTCGACATCATCTACCTGATCGACAAGCGCCAGGTCCTCACCGCCGACCCGCGCGATTCCGTGCTGGCGCTCAAGCAGATCTCGCTGAACTTCCCCAAGGGCATCTCCGAGGCCGACGCCAACAAGCGCGCCGAGGCCTTTGCCAAGACCATCGGCACCGCCAAGGGCTGCGGCGACGTCGACAAGGTCGCCACCGGCATCGGCGCGCAGGTCGTCGCCAACGACCAGGTCAAGGCCCGCGACCTGCCGGGACCGATCCAGTCGGCCATCCTCAACCTCTCGCCGGGCGAAACGCTGCCGCCGTTCGGTTCGCTGACCGACGGCGTGCGCATCCTGATGCTCTGCGGCCGCGACGATCCCCAGGCCGATTCCGGCCCGAGCTTCGAGCAGCTGCAGAACCAGATGGAAGACGACCGCGTGAACAAGCGCGCGCAGATGTACCTGCGCGACCTTCGCCGCGACGCGATCATCGAATACAACTGA